The following are from one region of the Nicotiana tabacum cultivar K326 chromosome 3, ASM71507v2, whole genome shotgun sequence genome:
- the LOC107815317 gene encoding uncharacterized protein LOC107815317 isoform X1, with protein sequence MDFEGFSTCTSKLPGNRVTSSIHTRSKSFPDKRGPKEDIVDPSVEASNRLKLDMRHANDSNVSEKKQSSTAEVQSSLRQEIMQLERRLHDQVAVRCALEKALGYKTSSQDVNEVTSMPKPATELIRDIAVLELEVGHLEQYLLSLYRKAFDQQISSLSPPTKDVKLKSPISTSRRRLEFSNSDVMLRRQNSSSRVNSQAELNPRKETNSMAEDKINESGVNRSHSSLSQRSAQSSRASPPEETLGKALRACHSQPLSMMEYAQNVSSNVISLAEHLGTRISDHVPETPNKLSEDMIKCMCTIYCKLADPPLTNPGLSSPTSSLSSISAFSPKDIWSPGFRNDSSFDVRLDNPFHVEGLKEFSGPYSTMVEVQCVYRDTQKLGDIEPMLQNFRSLISRLEQIDPRKLTHEEKLAFWINVHNALVMHAFLAYGIPQNNVKRIYLLLKAAYNVGGHVVSADVIQNSILGCRMSRPGQWLRLLLSSKGKFKTGDERQTYAIEHPEPLLHFSLCSGNHSDPAVRVYTPKRVFQELEVAKEEYIRATFGVRKDQKIVLPKVVESFAKDSGLCPAGLMEMVQQSLPDSLRKSIKKIPQGKGRKNIEWAPHNFAFRYLIMKDLVK encoded by the exons ATGGATTTTGAAGGGTTTAGTACCTGTACCAGTAAATTGCCTGGAAATAGAGTGACATCTTCTATACACACGCGTTCGAAGAG CTTCCCGGATAAACGAGGACCCAAGGAGGACATTGTGGATCCTTCTGTAGAGGCCTCTAATCGATTGAAGTTG GATATGAGGCACGCGAATGACAGTAATGTGAGCGAGAAGAAACAATCATCCACGGCTGAAGTTCAGAGTTCTCTGAGGCAAGAG ATAATGCAGCTGGAGAGAAGATTACATGACCAAGTTGCAGTTCGATGTGCTCTTGAGAAAGCATTAGGGTATAAAACTTCTTCTCAAGATGTCAATGAAGTGACCTCAATGCCTAAG CCAGCAACAGAACTGATTAGAGATATTGCAGTACTAGAGTTGGAAGTTGGGCATCTGGAACAGTATCTTCTCTCACTATACAGGAAAGCATTTGATCAACAAATCTCATccttgtctcctcccacaaaagaTGTTAAACTAAAATCTCCTATAAGTACCTCAAGAAGGCGTCTTGAATTCTCCAATTCTGATGTGATGTTGAGAAGGCAAAACTCTTCATCCCGAGTTAATAGTCAAGCAGAATTAAATCCACGGAAAGAAACTAATAGCATGGCAGAAGACAAAATTAATGAGTCTGGAGTTAATAGAAGCCATTCTTCATTATCTCAGCGTTCAGCTCAGTCGAGCAGAGCTTCTCCACCTGAGGAGACACTGGGCAAAGCTTTGCGTGCTTGTCATTCTCAGCCTTTATCTATGATGGAG TATGCGCAGAATGTTTCTTCAAATGTAATCAGTTTGGCGGAGCATCTTGGCACCCGTATCTCTGATCACGTTCCAGAGACACCAAATAAGCTGTCTGAGGATATGATAAAGTGCATGTGCACCATATATTGCAAGCTTGCTGATCCTCCACTAACAAATCCTGGTCTTTCATCGCCAACCTCATCTTTGTCTTCCATAAGTGCATTTTCTCCAAAAGACATATGGAGTCCAGGATTTAGGAATGATTCATCTTTTGATGTTCGGCTGGACAATCCTTTTCATGTGGAAGGGTTGAAGGAATTCAGTGGACCTTACAGCACTATGGTTGAAGTACAGTGTGTATATAGAGATACTCAGAAATTGGGGGATATTGAACCGATGTTACAGAATTTCAG GTCACTTATTTCTCGCTTAGAACAAATAGATCCACGAAAGTTGACTCACGAAGAGAAGCTAGCATTCTGGATTAACGTACATAATGCATTGGTGATGCAT GCATTTTTAGCTTACGGTATTCCCCAAAACAATGTGAAGAGAATATATCTACTCTTAAAG GCTGCCTATAATGTTGGAGGTCATGTAGTAAGTGCAGATGTGATACAGAACTCTATCCTGGGATGTCGAATGTCCAGACCAGGACAG TGGCTTCGCTTGTTACTTTCTTCTAAAGGAAAATTCAAGACGGGGGATGAAAGACAAACATACGCTATTGAACATCCAGAACCCCTACTGCATTTTTCACTCTGCTCTGGCAACCACTCAGATCCCGCG GTTCGAGTCTATACACCCAAGAGAGTATTTCAGGAGCTGGAAGTCGCAAAAGAAGAATATATCAGGGCTACCTTCGGTGTGAGGAAGGATCAGAAAATAGTTTTGCCAAAAGTAGTGGAGTCCTTTGCTAAGGATTCTGGCCTATGTCCTGCCGGTTTGATGGAGATGGTCCAGCAGTCTTTACCGGATTCTCTTAGAAAGAGCATTAAGAAGATTCCACAGGGGAAGGGCCGCAAGAACATTGAATGGGCTCCACATAATTTTGCTTTCCGGTATCTAATAATGAAGGACCTGGTGAAATGA
- the LOC107815317 gene encoding uncharacterized protein LOC107815317 isoform X2, whose protein sequence is MRHANDSNVSEKKQSSTAEVQSSLRQEIMQLERRLHDQVAVRCALEKALGYKTSSQDVNEVTSMPKPATELIRDIAVLELEVGHLEQYLLSLYRKAFDQQISSLSPPTKDVKLKSPISTSRRRLEFSNSDVMLRRQNSSSRVNSQAELNPRKETNSMAEDKINESGVNRSHSSLSQRSAQSSRASPPEETLGKALRACHSQPLSMMEYAQNVSSNVISLAEHLGTRISDHVPETPNKLSEDMIKCMCTIYCKLADPPLTNPGLSSPTSSLSSISAFSPKDIWSPGFRNDSSFDVRLDNPFHVEGLKEFSGPYSTMVEVQCVYRDTQKLGDIEPMLQNFRSLISRLEQIDPRKLTHEEKLAFWINVHNALVMHAFLAYGIPQNNVKRIYLLLKAAYNVGGHVVSADVIQNSILGCRMSRPGQWLRLLLSSKGKFKTGDERQTYAIEHPEPLLHFSLCSGNHSDPAVRVYTPKRVFQELEVAKEEYIRATFGVRKDQKIVLPKVVESFAKDSGLCPAGLMEMVQQSLPDSLRKSIKKIPQGKGRKNIEWAPHNFAFRYLIMKDLVK, encoded by the exons ATGAGGCACGCGAATGACAGTAATGTGAGCGAGAAGAAACAATCATCCACGGCTGAAGTTCAGAGTTCTCTGAGGCAAGAG ATAATGCAGCTGGAGAGAAGATTACATGACCAAGTTGCAGTTCGATGTGCTCTTGAGAAAGCATTAGGGTATAAAACTTCTTCTCAAGATGTCAATGAAGTGACCTCAATGCCTAAG CCAGCAACAGAACTGATTAGAGATATTGCAGTACTAGAGTTGGAAGTTGGGCATCTGGAACAGTATCTTCTCTCACTATACAGGAAAGCATTTGATCAACAAATCTCATccttgtctcctcccacaaaagaTGTTAAACTAAAATCTCCTATAAGTACCTCAAGAAGGCGTCTTGAATTCTCCAATTCTGATGTGATGTTGAGAAGGCAAAACTCTTCATCCCGAGTTAATAGTCAAGCAGAATTAAATCCACGGAAAGAAACTAATAGCATGGCAGAAGACAAAATTAATGAGTCTGGAGTTAATAGAAGCCATTCTTCATTATCTCAGCGTTCAGCTCAGTCGAGCAGAGCTTCTCCACCTGAGGAGACACTGGGCAAAGCTTTGCGTGCTTGTCATTCTCAGCCTTTATCTATGATGGAG TATGCGCAGAATGTTTCTTCAAATGTAATCAGTTTGGCGGAGCATCTTGGCACCCGTATCTCTGATCACGTTCCAGAGACACCAAATAAGCTGTCTGAGGATATGATAAAGTGCATGTGCACCATATATTGCAAGCTTGCTGATCCTCCACTAACAAATCCTGGTCTTTCATCGCCAACCTCATCTTTGTCTTCCATAAGTGCATTTTCTCCAAAAGACATATGGAGTCCAGGATTTAGGAATGATTCATCTTTTGATGTTCGGCTGGACAATCCTTTTCATGTGGAAGGGTTGAAGGAATTCAGTGGACCTTACAGCACTATGGTTGAAGTACAGTGTGTATATAGAGATACTCAGAAATTGGGGGATATTGAACCGATGTTACAGAATTTCAG GTCACTTATTTCTCGCTTAGAACAAATAGATCCACGAAAGTTGACTCACGAAGAGAAGCTAGCATTCTGGATTAACGTACATAATGCATTGGTGATGCAT GCATTTTTAGCTTACGGTATTCCCCAAAACAATGTGAAGAGAATATATCTACTCTTAAAG GCTGCCTATAATGTTGGAGGTCATGTAGTAAGTGCAGATGTGATACAGAACTCTATCCTGGGATGTCGAATGTCCAGACCAGGACAG TGGCTTCGCTTGTTACTTTCTTCTAAAGGAAAATTCAAGACGGGGGATGAAAGACAAACATACGCTATTGAACATCCAGAACCCCTACTGCATTTTTCACTCTGCTCTGGCAACCACTCAGATCCCGCG GTTCGAGTCTATACACCCAAGAGAGTATTTCAGGAGCTGGAAGTCGCAAAAGAAGAATATATCAGGGCTACCTTCGGTGTGAGGAAGGATCAGAAAATAGTTTTGCCAAAAGTAGTGGAGTCCTTTGCTAAGGATTCTGGCCTATGTCCTGCCGGTTTGATGGAGATGGTCCAGCAGTCTTTACCGGATTCTCTTAGAAAGAGCATTAAGAAGATTCCACAGGGGAAGGGCCGCAAGAACATTGAATGGGCTCCACATAATTTTGCTTTCCGGTATCTAATAATGAAGGACCTGGTGAAATGA